In the Salvia miltiorrhiza cultivar Shanhuang (shh) chromosome 8, IMPLAD_Smil_shh, whole genome shotgun sequence genome, ATTTATTAAGTGGTAAGccatatatatatcattaaaaaaaaaggggacaaaaaaaatgaatattcaAACATGTGAGTCTGAAAAAAGGATTGGAGTCATCACGTTGTTTTAGCCAACGCGCCACGGTTGACTCTATCCATGACCAACTCCTCcctataaatactccccaaaaTTAGTTTCGTCGCCACTCAATCcatacaaaaaaaattcacatttctctctccctcccaaTCCCAACATCCCACAACAAATTAACACAAAACATTCCGTTATGTGCAGCGACGCCGATCACGGCGGCGCCACCGCGCTCGCCGCCATCCACCCCGACATAATCCAGTCGCACATCCTGAACCGGCTGGACGGCCCCACCCTGGCCTCCACCAGCTGCGCCTCCGCGCAGTTCCTCTCCCTCTGCGCCGAGGACCTCCTCTGGCGCCAAATCTGCAACGCCACGTGGCCCTCCACCGCCCACCCCACCGTGCGCGCCGCCATCTCCGCCTTCCCCTCCGCCCACCGCTCCTTCTACTCCGACTCCTTCCCCGCCGTCGCCCGCCAGGGCGGCGCCTCCCCCCTCCGCCGCCGCGCGCCGCCGCAGCAGGCGACGCAAACGCTGATCTCCGCCGTGGACGTCTACTGCGACGACAAATTGATCTACTCGCGCGTGAAGGAGACGGAGACGCGCTCCGGTTGGTTCCAGAGCTCCCCCTTCAGGATCGACCTGGTGGACCCCAAGGAGGCCGTGGCGGCGCCCCTCCGATTCGACGGCGAGGACGGCGCGTGCATGGAACTCGCCAGGGAGCGCCTCCGCCTGAGCTGGATCCTCATCGACCCCGCCAAGGGGCGCGCGGTCAACGTCGCCAGCGCCGCCGCCGTGGAGGCGCGGCGCCACTGGCTGACGGAGGACATACAGCTCCGCTACGCCACGGTGGTGGACGCCGGGAACGGGGAGCTGGTGCAGTGCGCCGCCGTGGTGACCTGCGGCGGGAAGGACGGCGGCGAGCTGCAGGTGAGGGAGATCAGCATGCAGGTGGAGGACATGGAGGGGAAGATCCTCACCGGGTCCCACAGCCTGGGGATTCTGGACGCCGCCATGGAAGGCCGGAGGCTGAAGAGCCACGTCGGGATGCAGAGGGAGGCGTACCAGATGTTCCTGAGGATGAAGATACagtctagagagagaaagcagaggagagagaggagctTGGACATAGTGTGCATAGCTGCCGGAGTCGCTATTTTTGTCGCCATTTGGACATTTCTCTTGTCcagataattatttattttaatttttttggagttgtgtaaaaagaaaagagaagaaaactGAAATACAGTTAAAATAGGTAAAAAAGGGTGTGAAAGTGAAAACCTAGAAAAATTAATAGAGAATTCAGAAAAGtcgataatattattttattcattttgggATGTGAAGATAAGCTTGATGAAAGAAACCCATCAACTAAGATCATTGGTGCGGTCAGAGATCATTAATTCAATGTTTATTAGTATATACTGTATTAATTCCTCAAGTCAGATATCAAATTAATGTTGATATCTGAAAAGGATTTATGCCAAACCCTATAGTTACAAAATCATAATCGCTATTAATTTTATCTGTTAATTGCCTACTAATCACTTTAATTATCTATAACCTTTGTATAAATAAACTTTGAGATTTAGGTTCGGTATACATCTCTTCCTGGCCAGTTCATGAAATATACTTGCATCGTCGTTTCTTTTATGAGGCTAGCTTTGAttacatattaattaatttggtttTCAATTAATACACCTATAAACATACTAACATAGGGTGGTACTAGTTGTGGTTATCTGgtattgtaaaattttgactcgTATGGTTTGGCTACACCCAATTAATGACGCGATGACTAAATATTTATTCTATATATAATTTACATGATCACTTTTCTAGAAATTTGGATTAAAATAAGAGCTATATAAAACTACATGGATATATTAAATGGAAAATTacaatttattttgaaaaatattcttaatttacgtttatttttttataaactttCAAACTTTCACTGTATTGTGATAAATGTCCCAAAATCGAGAATCTCATAGAATAATGAGTCATTTCATCGAATTTTTTACGTGgattacatgattttttttctacCTAAGTATAGAAGTGAGTATTATATCCTAAACTTTGACCTTTCTTTTTTTTCGAGAATAGACTAAATACAAAATTTTTTTCAGATTGGATCAAAAATCGCTGCTGTAGAAGGAAAGAAGAACATTGGTGTTATAGTGGTGTTCCGCTGCAGTGCTTGGTGGTAGTGTCTGCAGCGGTTACTACCGTCGAAGAAGAAAGGCGGCATCAtggattttttcaaaaaaatcatTTTCTTACAAATTATAGTTATATTATGTTAGTcacttaaaattaattatttgatttttgagatataaaattatactatttaattaaaaatataatttaaacgtatatttaatttttaaggtaTACCCGAAACGTATTAGGATGTGTtcttttggttgtaaatttatcatgggaaaatgagggataaacaaaatttcaccttttaaatcctttcttttttttttccttcatttcctacaaaataaaatttgactcttactcattccttcttttcactcctttatcattttatttttgatgtgataatattatttttcattttgtagTAAAAAAGAGGAATGAGTAAAgatcaaattctattttgtacgAAATGGAGGAAAATAAAGAAAGGATTTAAAAGGTGAAAGTTTGTTTATTCCTTATTTTTTTTacgataaatttataattaaagagAACACATCCTTGCTGGTTAtaatataaagaaattaaaagggcACCAAACTTGTCAAAAATGGAATGCTTTGATCAAGCATCTCAGAGAGCTGACTGGAGTTAAGGCAGGCCATATGATGTCAAAGTTTCACCCTACTGTTTCCTAATTTATTTTCATAGTTTATTAGTCCGAGATATGGATTTATGAGCTAGAATTATATTCTTTAATTAATTCGGATATGGATTTGTGAGCTAGTAGAATAATATTCTTATTAGTTGGGTACTATCAGTCATGCATGAAGTACACATAAATAGTTGGGTACACATGACGCAAGCCACTCCATTAAATGTGATTTTAGTTTTCTTTTAAATACAAAGAAAAACTATTACTCTACTATTTGATTTTTCTCTATTACCAACCATATGGCAGTATTTTATTTGGGAGAAATAGTGACAAATGtaagtatattttttatttcgtgAGAGTACTTCGATCCACAACAACAACTGATATATATACCTTTAACGTTAACCTCCAAACTACATAGGACAAATAAATTACTTTGATTTCAAATCCCACTCTACTATTagatcaatatatatatatatatagggtgtggttctagagagaactacattatttgtgagaaagggagaaccatcaaatctaatgcattcactgtaaaaattaatgcattcgctgttaaaattaatgcattcaaaaaattaaaaaaaattgctcccttcaggatccgaacccaggatctgcattcatccaacaagatgatgtatccaccgtagatcttgatgatcgaatgactgaaaatggttctccgttctttttttatttatggttctttcctgaacctctccctatatatatatatatatatatatatatatatatatatatattagaggGTTAAAATAAGTAcattttttaagatataaaataagcattgtttttagctttagatcatcaagatttacagTTGATTCATGAATTTATAgttctgagttcgaatcccaaagatagtaaaaatttatttttcccaattcatacctttatacagcgaattcatacatattttacataaaattcatacatttttctatatactccctctgtttttttttaagtgtcccaTGAAAAAAAAGTACGTATACCAAGGAAGTTGGAGTATTACTTttgtgcccatatttattattttcaaagtgtaataaatttattctcaaattttgaaataggccACTAAAAAAAGGGTAAAGTAGgaactttgtcattttttattcacaaattttgaaataggacactaaAAAAAGGGTAAAGTAGgaactttgtcattttttattctcaaattttgaaataggacacttaaaaaagaacaataaatttatattaataggacacttaaaaaaacaaagggagtatataatactccataatTGTAAGAATATTATTGAACATACATAAATAGAAAAAGTGACACATTTTTCAATAACGAAACTCGTAAGAAGAACTAATAGTATTAATTACAAGCGGTATCATACTTCAAGTAGTACTAATTTGAAGTTACTTCATACTTTTGCAGTTTTGAAATTGAATTACTTATTATGTAATGCTATGTTGTAGTAACATACTAACATATAATCTTTTAATTCTCGAAGATTCATTTGATCACTTACTGCCAAACAGATAGGCAAGCCCCATGAATTTAGGATTGTTTAGATGAAATCGGTGAAACCTAATTTGATAGACAAGGTTTAGTTTGTGTCACACACATTAGCCTAATTAAAAACATTAGCTACGACTCATTCAGTTGAGTAGAACAACATCTAACATAATTTCGGCGATG is a window encoding:
- the LOC131000222 gene encoding F-box protein At2g27310-like translates to MCSDADHGGATALAAIHPDIIQSHILNRLDGPTLASTSCASAQFLSLCAEDLLWRQICNATWPSTAHPTVRAAISAFPSAHRSFYSDSFPAVARQGGASPLRRRAPPQQATQTLISAVDVYCDDKLIYSRVKETETRSGWFQSSPFRIDLVDPKEAVAAPLRFDGEDGACMELARERLRLSWILIDPAKGRAVNVASAAAVEARRHWLTEDIQLRYATVVDAGNGELVQCAAVVTCGGKDGGELQVREISMQVEDMEGKILTGSHSLGILDAAMEGRRLKSHVGMQREAYQMFLRMKIQSRERKQRRERSLDIVCIAAGVAIFVAIWTFLLSR